One segment of Neodiprion fabricii isolate iyNeoFabr1 chromosome 1, iyNeoFabr1.1, whole genome shotgun sequence DNA contains the following:
- the LOC124187875 gene encoding uncharacterized protein LOC124187875: MAQLISVKLSRFDNSPWGFRLQGGKDFGTPLVVQKVNGGSPAEAAGLRAGDSVIKVNNTDTFNLRHKDAQDVIVRAGNNFEITIQRGGSTWKPSVTPVSATLPTPKPASPAASISPVTKTSLAAKKQDGPLIGSGHNFSPKPFLNGNGEAPIKSIVNKQYNSPVGIYSEETIAETLSAQAEVLAGGVLGVNFKKNEKNYNAENSEVFKMVQEADKEPRSPEPVSSRTEFYSSVSHAVGGRATSPRSPTPLGRAMGLGQGQQNLNFHQCSVPGQSERNHLHREETKPSSETPVCRNCDKSIVGVFVRIKDKNLHVECFKCSTCGTSLKNVGYYNINNKLYCDIHAKLVARQNPPASGLVPVTVAPGKAPAGTISAALANVGAGIPPLAPLSPSLNNHSSPQPFTCNRPINVASIQDGVQRLRMENGTSGLSSSAPVPRSPENQAKLNVTRNGAGENSKTFTSTLIIQTGNEVGSTNNGDKLLYNNTVNTDIYLEPKRDNQNLCEFELTNTIEEPITDLLAIAAQPFPVRKQASSTNSIGGPKPFGGVQTAPSLVSAPSLNSSSNTLPRPQSQNVTGRYSTLPKPKSSLFRERSETANHVNYRIVERACLVWNEITGPIKNFQTKPYETVEMSKRHSCSCFPLLSCTDSYFDESDYYEVTETHFESLPSSPPPPSVKSKSLVWPPAKPLEDITYPTASPLYINPNPILNQRQQRAIEEKRQNQLMEQQQEIKIHREHSEERARMEQATCSGPVYRRVQLHGVTTQRESRSREVVCSRPTSRAASRESLRRSLTPTKITQPTPQPWTATVTSGTNIYEQSCPALICDTVCEQEQICEKQVSCENHTCQSQQTCERKQISHHHHHVCHQPCQPVCKPVYRPVCPPKAPQQVSLFKTAICEPEPEPEPEPEPEPEPASPVVETEVTFTFRRPNSVTLSEVVPKYVAVCPAGIEGQHDYVTETTEDDVGPIHIKKTTIYEKTVEVVDDEDEECSEVENRRSIHLDQEVENISDRRDIAECAEVISSAVGTQQLMEKIKQEEQEIVEGERTTAVHQVSSSVQPNMGKRVSITEQESTDEGCFIERHQTVKEDDAHRYEELTEEIRIQENFRQQEMEEQRRQSLREQVQVHQTLREQQIPERRPPPPTLQERRLSAKFSQQDFSRQQVQTAETSCAKKHVQFVKETGSGIKRLPPTTIKNSTPKQWKSEMVNALTTAPDRAYSPLTTSPLTEDNSCVEDSYTEEKCYCEETQVLTNECEPQRCVSPFQQALTTAPDRSYTPLGFYDEPDQYQTEIEVCHRSQTPTVQANPGPDGYCAPAEILYADDTMEETVRRERRVPKSVTPQPLPLPPPDFHFRDSSQPRSRSQTPSNRSLMTGLKKPGTIPPYQRNLVAMQKIPVEVHNYIPSRSPTPAPGRSKSPAQGPPEPPACYVKAQAPKVKTDDPPRATTPSGGRHNKKPQEEGESYTYHEEKNTPRGRVIKDVEGSLRIAYAGDEESFVASEKEVVETLKNVKKTPVCDIKKPCSIPIVVESARKPEPQYESYQKSVCVMGKLNQPQGTLPCPIGKSQSERFPRTGVRVLPPCPKTIVNEQSQCKKSIYSEAQSQSQVCQRTVSQSQRSAFCGTKPKSHLQTGPTAEGSRSYSQSGVCSIPTTDRRGLCVSPCVGVEQQSCGQPSGTCGRRLGSSALDIGNSPLSDVCITPCNDGSVCIAPCPKPILKNQCPFACSPTADLAFPQIPLPYDDDNEPVCPLAKNPIPKLNDLGFQPIHTPRTNLGCQLTQLVHKTNKQSVHVYKPQAQCSSQTLCQTQSPKCHLLAPISKTQNLVDPPNLSSHPDLGTGIGGPGSKSGAVAGNTAPKRGRGILTQQGGPGSRVPLCGYCNSYVRGPFITALGNIWCPDHFVCVNAQCRRPLQDIGFVEEKGQLYCEYCFEQFIAPPCSKCNNKIKGECLNAIGKHFHPECFNCSYCGKLFGNNPFFLEDGLPYCEADWNELFTTKCFSCGFPVEAGDRWVEALSNNYHSQCFNCTMCKKNLEGQSFYAKGGRPFCKNHAR, encoded by the exons GTGAACGGGGGTTCTCCCGCTGAGGCAGCTGGTCTCCGGGCTGGCGACTCGGTGATCAAGGTGAACAACACGGATACGTTCAACCTGAGGCACAAGGACGCTCAGGATGTCATTGTGAGGGCGGGAAACAACTTCGAAATAACCATCCagag AGGCGGCAGCACATGGAAACCCAGCGTGACACCCGTGTCAGCGACCCTTCCAACCCCTAAGCCAGCCAGCCCTGCGGCCAGTATTTCACCCGTAACAAAGACATCTCTGGCAGCGAAGAAGCAGGATGGACCACTGATCGGAAGCGGGCACAACTTCAGCCCAAAGCCATTC TTGAACGGCAACGGGGAAGCTCCTATCAAGTCTATTGTTAACAAGCAGTACAACAGCCCGGTGGGTATCTACAGCGAAGAAACTATAGCAGAAACCTTGTCTGCTCAGGCAGAAGTTCTCGCCGGTGGAGTACTGGG GGTCAACTTCaagaagaatgagaagaaCTACAATGCCGAGAACAGCGAAGTTTTCAAAATGGTCCAGGAGGCGGACAAGGAGCCAAGGTCGCCCGAACCCG TTTCATCCCGGACGGAATTTTATTCTTCGGTCAGTCATGCCGTGGGGGGTCGCGCCACCTCACCAAGGTCGCCGACACCCCTGGGCCGGGCTATGGGTCTCGGTCAAGGGcagcaaaatttgaatttccatCAATGCTCCGTGCCCGGACAATCCGAACGTAATCACCTCCACCGAGAAGAGACGAAACCCTCATCAGAAACTCCCGTTTGCCGCAACTGCGATAAATCAATTGT GGGCGTCTTCGTAAGAATAAAGGACAAGAACTTGCACGTGGAATGCTTCAAATGTTCTACCTGCGGTACGTCCCTGAAAAATGTCGGCTActacaacatcaacaacaagCTCTACTGCGATATCCACGCAAAGCTGGTAGCCAGGCAAAATCCACCAGCTTCAGGCCTCGTCCCAGTCACAGTTGCACC cGGCAAGGCACCCGCTGGCACCATTTCCGCAGCACTGGCTAACGTTGGTGCTGGTATCCCTCCCTTGGCACCTCTGTCACCATCTTTGAACAATCACTCGTCGCCCCAGCCTTTC ACCTGCAATCGACCGATCAACGTAGCCAGCATACAAGACGGCGTTCAACGTCTTCGCATGGAAAACGGTACTTCCGGATTATCCTCGTCTGCGCCGGTTCCACGATCGCCCGAAAATCAAGCGAAACTAAACGTGACTCGCAATGGTGCGGGCGAGAATTCAAAGACCTTTACCAGTACGCTCATCATCCAGACGGGGAACGAGGTTGGCAGTACCAACAACGGCGACAAGCTTTTGTACAATAACACTGTTAACACAGATATTTACCTCGAACCAAAACGTGATAATCAAAATTTGTGCGAGTTTGAACTAACCAATACCATCGAGGAACCGATCACTGACCTCCTCGCGATTGCAGCCCAACCTTTCCCAGTTCGAAAGCAG GCATCGTCGACGAACAGCATTGGTGGTCCGAAGCCTTTCGGAGGCGTTCAAACCGCGCCCAGTCTGGTGTCCGCACCATCCTTGAACTCCAGCAGCAACACTCTGCCCCGTCCGCAGAGCCAAAACGTCACTG GTCGATACTCCACACTGCCAAAGCCCAAAAGTTCCCTCTTCAGAG AACGCTCCGAAACCGCTAACCATGTTAACTACCGTATTGTTGAACGCGCATGTCTTGTGTGGAATGAAATTACCGGACCtataaaaaactttcaaacgAAACCCTATGAAACGGTTGAAATGTCAAAACGTCATTCCTGTTCCTGTTTCCCTTTACTATCCTGTACAGACTCCTACTTTGATGAATCCGACTACTACGAAGTAACAGAAACTCATTTCGAAAGTCTTCCATCATCGCCACCTCCACCTTCCGTAAAAAGTAAGAGCCTTGTATGGCCCCCGGCGAAACCACTTGAAGATATCACATACCCAACAGCGAGTCCTTTGTACATTAACCCAAACCCGATCCTAAATCAAAGGCAGCAAAGAGctattgaagaaaaacgacAAAACCAACTGATGGAGCAGCAACAggaaatcaaaattcatcgaGAGCACAGCGAAGAACGAGCAAGAATGGAACAGGCGACTTGCTCCGGCCCGGTATACAGAAGGGTACAACTCCACGGAGTAACGACTCAGAGAGAGTCGAGATCAAGAGAAGTCGTTTGCTCAAGACCAACTTCAAGAGCGGCATCGAGAGAGAGTCTGCGAAGATCTCTGACGCCTACGAAAATAACTCAGCCGACTCCTCAGCCTTGGACAGCGACTGTTACTTCGGGTACAAACATCTACGAACAGTCGTGTCCGGCTCTAATTTGCGACACAGTATGCGAACAGGAACAAATATGCGAAAAGCAGGTATCATGTGAGAATCATACATGCCAAAGTCAGCAAACCTGCGAGCGTAAACAGATAtcccatcatcatcatcacgtCTGTCATCAGCCCTGTCAGCCAGTTTGCAAGCCGGTGTATCGGCCAGTGTGTCCACCTAAGGCTCCGCAGCAAGTGAGCCTCTTCAAAACAGCTATCTGTGAACCAGAACCAGAGCCAGAACCTGAACCTGAACCGGAACCAGAACCCGCATCTCCGGTAGTAGAGACGGAAGTAACTTTCACGTTCCGAAGACCAAACAGCGTTACCTTATCGGAAGTCGTACCAAAATACGTGGCTGTTTGCCCTGCGGGCATCGAAGGTCAGCATGACTACGTGACTGAAACTACTGAGGATGATGTTGGCCCAATACACATTAAAAAGACAACGATCTACGAGAAGACGGTGGAAGTCGTTGATGATGAAGACGAAGAGTGTTCAGAAGTAGAAAATCGACGATCTATCCACCTGGACCAGGAGGTCGAGAACATTTCTGATAGGAGAGATATTGCAGAATGTGCTGAGGTCATATCGTCAGCTGTTGGGACGCAGCAGCTAATGGAGAAGATTAAACAGGAGGAACAAGAAATTGTTGAAGGAGAACGAACGACAGCTGTTCACCAAGTTTCGTCATCCGTTCAACCCAACATGGGAAAACGTGTGAGCATCACCGAGCAAGAGAGTACGGACGAAGGATGTTTCATAGAACGCCACCAGACCGTCAAAGAAGACGATGCACATAGGTATGAAGAGTTGACGGAGGAAATCAGGATTCAAGAAAACTTTAGGCAGCAAGAGATGGAAGAACAGAGGCGCCAGAGTTTGCGAGAGCAAGTGCAAGTGCATCAAACTCTGCGTGAGCAGCAAATTCCCGAACGACGACCACCACCACCAACTCTTCAAGAACGCAGACTCAGCGCAAAGTTTAGCCAACAGGATTTTTCACGTCAGCAGGTACAAACAGCGGAAACATCTTGCGCCAAGAAACATGTGCAGTTTGTAAAGGAAACGGGATCTGGAATAAAGCGACTTCCACCCACAACGATTAAAAATTCCACACCAAAGCAATGGAAATCGGAAATGGTAAACGCCTTGACAACGGCACCGGATAGAGCCTATTCACCATTGACCACGTCACCTTTGACGGAGGACAACAGCTGCGTTGAGGATTCTTACACCGAAGAAAAATGTTACTGCGAAGAAACTCAGGTCTTGACGAACGAATGTGAGCCACAACGTTGCGTTTCCCCGTTTCAGCAGGCTCTAACCACCGCACCAGACCGATCGTACACACCGTTGGGATTCTATGATGAGCCAGACCAATACCAAACTGAGATAGAAGTGTGCCACCGCTCGCAAACTCCCACGGTCCAGGCAAATCCTGGTCCGGACGGATACTGCGCACCAGCGGAAATCTTGTATGCTGATGATACTATGGAAGAGACGGTGAGACGAGAGAGGAGGGTCCCAAAGTCGGTAACGCCACAGCCATTGCCGTTGCCTCCACCTGACTTTCATTTTAGAGATTCGTCCCAGCCGCGATCTCGATCGCAAACACCGAGCAATCGGTCGCTGATGACCGGTCTGAAGAAACCCGGTACGATTCCCCCGTACCAACGGAATTTAGTTGCCATGCAGAAGATTCCGGTCGAAGTTCACAATTACATTCCCAGTAGATCTCCGACACCGGCACCGGGAAGGTCGAAATCTCCTGCTCAAGGACCACCCGAACCACCGGCATGCTACGTCAAGGCTCAAGCCCCAAAAGTTAAGACCGATGATCCACCCAGGGCGACAACACCTTCGGGTGGCAGGCACAACAAAAAACCGCAGGAAGAGGGAGAGTCATATACGTACCACGAAGAAAAGAACACACCACGTGGCCGTGTTATAAAGGATGTTGAGGGATCTCTTCGAATCGCTTACGCAGGCGATGAAGAATCGTTCGTTGCAAGTGAAAAGGAGGTGGTAGAGACGTTGAAGAACGTTAAAAAGACTCCGGTATGCGATATAAAAAAGCCCTGCAGTATACCaatcgtagttgaatctgcaAGGAAGCCCGAGCCGCAGTATGAATCATATCAAAAATCCGTCTGCGTGATGGGAAAACTGAACCAACCACAGGGTACGTTGCCCTGTCCAATAGGCAAGAGCCAGTCCGAAAGATTCCCAAGAACAGGAGTCCGCGTTTTACCTCCTTGTCCGAAAACTATAGTGAACGAACAATCGCAATGCAAGAAAAGCATCTACTCTGAAGCTCAGTCTCAGTCTCAGGTCTGCCAACGCACAGTGTCACAGTCTCAGCGCAGCGCATTTTGCGGTACCAAGCCTAAGAGTCACCTGCAGACTGGGCCGACCGCCGAAGGGAGTCGAAGTTACTCACAGTCCGGTGTCTGCAGCATCCCCACAACCGATCGAAGAGGCCTCTGCGTTTCCCCGtgcgttggagtggagcagcaAAGTTGCGGTCAGCCATCGGGCACCTGTGGAAGACGTTTGGGTTCGTCAGCTTTGGATATAGGCAATAGCCCCCTGTCAGACGTCTGCATAACACCGTGCAACGACGGTTCGGTCTGCATAGCCCCATGTCCAAAACCAATACTGAAGAATCAGTGTCCCTTTGCCTGTTCGCCGACAGCTGACTTGGCCTTTCCTCAGATTCCTCTACCCTACGATGACGACAACGAACCCGTTTGCCCTCTAGCTAAAAACCCGATACCAAAGTTAAACGATTTGGGGTTTCAACCGATCCATACGCCTCGCACTAACCTTGGATGCCAGCTTACGCAGCTAGTCCACAAAACGAACAAGCAATCGGTCCACGTGTACAAACCTCAGGCCCAGTGCTCGTCTCAGACCCTGTGTCAGACCCAAAGTCCAAAATGCCACCTCTTAGCCCCGATTAGTAAGACCCAGAATTTAGTAGACCCACCGAATTTGTCATCCCACCCGGATTTAGGTACCGGCATTGGAGGTCCAGGTTCGAAGAGCGGTGCCGTCGCTGGTAACACAGCTCCTAAACGTGGTCGCGGTATCTTGACGCAGCAAGGTGGTCCTGGATCGCGTGTTCCTCTATGCGGGTACTGCAACTCTTACGTCAG GGGTCCGTTCATCACGGCACTCGGTAACATCTGGTGCCCCGACCATTTTGTATGCGTAAACGCGCAATGCCGTCGACCGCTCCAGGATATCGGGTTCGTGGAAGAGAAGGGACAATTATACTGCGAGTACTGTTTCGAACAGTTCATTGCCCCACCTTGCAGCAAGTGCAACAACAAAATCAAAGGG gaATGCCTCAACGCCATTGGAAAACATTTCCACCCTGAGTGCTTCAACTGTTCATACTGCGGCAAGCTTTTCGGAAATAATCCGTTCTTCTTGGAAGACGGATTACCCTACTGTGAGGCTG ATTGGAACGAACTATTCACGACGAAATGTTTCTCATGCGGTTTTCCGGTGGAAGCCGGCGATAGATGGGTCGAAGCTTTGAGCAACAACTATCACAGCCAGTGCTTCAATTGCACg ATGTGTAAAAAGAATCTCGAAGGTCAAAGCTTCTACGCGAAAGGAGGTCGTCCGTTCTGCAAAAATCATGCGCGCTAA
- the LOC124179374 gene encoding probable tubulin polyglutamylase TTLL2 yields MRKRRSRRREQVTNEVVVYQSVIFYWKVAAALYCGMALNYLEGPFVFRLNENGAGPHLLVQVCTERGWREYTGDNMTLKDRWNLWWRSGGFPSNHYKTLLPWQFTNHIPKGSSICRKDNLVRHLKCMKKIYGSIYDFSPLGYNLPLEYTKLAADCSRYEKDDRVWICKPVGQSQGRGIFLFRKLSDLTYDNMAVVQRYIKNPLLIGGYKFDLRLYVCVPSYKPLTIYLYKEGLVRFATEKFSLDNLDNPFRHLTNCSLNKLGPGYSEKKERVGAGCKWTLRQLRRYLEQSGYSDWFLWQRIACLVSLTILSQAAGIPRSSNCFEFFGFDVLIDENLKPWLIEVNVSPALGNDCEVDSEVKKPLLHDMFDLLGLPVCNTGLSLFTIWATSEEEAEDERSSRCYLSKESKRRCKMGRESIALINVCPESQTMFRQGIPDACGDVWSRYNPLSVDRVMRRGFKGNNSTPAPFVWDNGKDWRNPVTREGGWIRTYPLTHSKPTETTEFIHHSGSPLLSETPRIAEKEIKTTVMCIYKYLKAAKDVHGKLGHLGDDPCNEFLQGSLGLNTEVWLPEK; encoded by the exons ATGCGGAAACGGAGATCTCGACGAAGAGAACAAGTAACGAACGAG GTTGTTGTATATCAATCTGTGATATTTTACTGGAAAGTGGCTGCCGCCCTATACTGTGGGATGGCACTAAACTACCTGGAAGGACCATTCGTGTTCAGGCTGAATGAAAACGGCGCGGGACCTCATCTATTAGTTCAA GTGTGCACCGAGCGTGGTTGGCGTGAGTACACAGGGGATAACATGACGCTCAAGGATCGCTGGAATCTTTGGTGGCGTTCCGGAGGATTCCCGTCAAACCATTACAAAACGTTGCTTCCTTGGCAG TTCACCAATCACATACCAAAGGGAAGCTCGATATGCCGGAAGGACAATTTGGTGAGACATCTGAAGTGTATGAAGAAGATTTACGGATCGATATATGACTTTAG CCCCCTCGGATACAATCTTCCATTAGAATACACGAAGCTAGCGGCAGATTGTAGCAGATATGAAAAGGACGACAGGGTATGGATCTGCAAGCCAGTTGGTCAAAGTCAGGGCAGAGGAATATTTCTATTTCGA AAGCTGAGCGATCTGACGTACGACAACATGGCTGTGGTTCAGAGGTACATTAAGAATCCACTCTTAATTGGGGGCTACAAGTTCGATCTTCGACTGTACGTCTGCGTGCCTTCCTACAAACCCCTGACAATTTACCTCTACAAGGAAGGATTGGTTCGTTTTGCAACAGAGAAATTTTCGCTGGACAATTTGGACAACCCTTTCCGACACCTCACGAACTGCTCTCTGAACAAACTTGGTCCAGGATACTCGGAGAAGAAGGAGAGGGTTGGAGCAG GGTGCAAGTGGACCCTGAGACAACTGAGGCGATACCTGGAACAGTCTGGATATTCCGACTGGTTTTTATGGCAGCGAATCGCCTGTCTCGTCAGCCTTACGATACTTAGTCAAGCGGCTGGAATTCCACGGTCCTCGAACTGCTTCGAGTTTTTTGGTTTCGACGTTCTCATTGACGAGAATTTGAAACCTTGGCTCATAGAG GTCAACGTCAGTCCAGCCCTGGGGAATGACTGCGAGGTTGATTCTGAAGTGAAGAAGCCGCTGCTTCACGACATGTTCGACCTGCTGGGTCTCCCGGTCTGCAATACCGGATTATCTCTTTTTACGATTTGGGCAACAAGTGAAGAGGAGGCCGAGGATGAGCGATCCTCGCGCTGCTACCTGAGCAAGGAATCGAAAAGACGATGCAAAATGGGAAGGGAATCGATCGCTCTGATAAACGTTTGCCCAGAATCCCAAACTATG TTTCGACAGGGGATTCCGGACGCGTGCGGTGACGTTTGGTCCCGGTACAATCCGTTGTCAGTCGATAGAGTAATGCGGCGCGGTTTCAAAGGAAACAATTCAACACCGGCACCCTTCGTCTGGGACAATGGAAAGGACTGGCGCAACCCCGTGACCCGCGAAGGAGGATGGATCCGTACGTATCCACTGACGCATTCGAAGCCGACGGAAACAACGGAGTTCATACATCACTCGGGTAGCCCCTTGCTCAGCGaaacgccgcgcatcgccgaaaaggaaataaaaactaCGGTGATGTGCATTTACAA GTACCTGAAAGCCGCCAAAGATGTTCACGGGAAACTCGGCCATTTGGGCGATGACCCTTGTAACGAATTTCTACAAGGCTCTCTGGGGCTGAATACGGAAGTATGGCTGCCGGAGAAATGA